The sequence below is a genomic window from Candidatus Methylomirabilis lanthanidiphila.
CGCAGGAAGGGGTAGGTCCGGGCAAAGATGAGATCGGTCGTCAGGGGGCGTTTGAGAAGATGAAGGATGGTCTCCGAATAGTTAAAGGTTATAACAAACCCGACCCCAATAGCCGCCAGACAGACGATGATCCGCTTTCGAAGCTCTTCGAGATGGGAGACAAACGACATCTTCTCATCAGACATTCCGCGTCTCGTGCGTGTCCTTCGCCTTTTCCTCCAGGCCTACCGTCGGAGGCGCCTCATCTTTTTCGCTCGTGTACTGCTGCGGCTGAGTCGTCGCATTCACCTTCTCTTCCTCTACCGACATCTCGCCCGACAGCCCTTCCTTCAGCTCTTCAGAGGCTCGCTTAAACTCCGCGACGCCCCGACCCAGCGACCGAGCGAGCTGAGGTAACTTCTTGGGCCCAAAGACCAAGAGCGCGATGACAAAGATCACAATCAGCTCCTGCATCCCCAGTCCGAACATCCCTATACCTCCTCACTGATACCGCTATCCGATCTACCTCGTCACTGAG
It includes:
- a CDS encoding Sec-independent protein translocase protein TatA/E, encoding MFGLGMQELIVIFVIALLVFGPKKLPQLARSLGRGVAEFKRASEELKEGLSGEMSVEEEKVNATTQPQQYTSEKDEAPPTVGLEEKAKDTHETRNV